A genomic stretch from Arvicanthis niloticus isolate mArvNil1 chromosome 12, mArvNil1.pat.X, whole genome shotgun sequence includes:
- the Crygs gene encoding gamma-crystallin S, producing the protein MSKTGAKISFYEDRNFQGRRYDCDCDCADFRSYLSRCNSIRVEGGTWAVYERPNFAGHMYILPQGEYPEYQRWMGLNDRLGSCRAVHLSSGGQYKIQIFEKGDFNGQMYETTEDCPSIMEQFHLREIHSCKVLEGIWVFYELPNYRGRQYLLDKKEYRKPIDWGAASPTVQSFRRIVE; encoded by the exons ATGTCTAAAACTGGAGCCAAG ATTAGTTTCTACGAAGACCGAAATTTTCAAGGCCGCCGCTATGATTGCGACTGCGACTGCGCGGACTTCCGCTCCTACCTAAGTCGCTGCAACTCCATTAGAGTGGAGGGAGGCACCTGGGCTGTGTATGAAAGGCCCAACTTCGCGGGGCACATGTACATCTTACCCCAGGGCGAGTACCCTGAGTACCAGCGTTGGATGGGCCTCAATGACCGCCTGGGCTCTTGCCGAGCTGTTCATCTG TCTAGTGGAGGCCAGTATAAGATTCAGATCTTTGAAAAGGGTGACTTCAACGGCCAGATGTACGAAACCACAGAAGACTGTCCTTCTATCATGGAGCAGTTTCACCTGCGAGAGATCCACTCCTGTAAGGTACTAGAAGGCATCTGGGTTTTCTATGAGCTACCCAACTACCGTGGCAGACAGTATCTTCTGGACAAGAAGGAGTACCGGAAGCCCATCGATTGGGGCGCAGCATCCCCCACTGTCCAGTCGTTCCGCCGCATTGTGGAGTGA